The DNA segment TCGCCCAGGAGGCGCTGCATAACATCGTCAAGCACGCGCACGCCACCCACGTCGAGCTAGAGCTGGCGGCGGACCGCGATCGGCTGGCGCTGACCGTGCGGGACAACGGCAGAGGCTTCGATCCGGCACAGTCGTTTCCGGGCCACCTGGGCCTGCGCTCGATGCACGAGCGCGCGGCGCGTCTCGGCGGCACGCTTGATGTGACGAGCACACCCGGCAGCGGCACCTCGATCCGCGCGCGCATGCCAGCCCAGCGGGCGACGGAGCGCTCCTAGCCGCAGCCCACGCCGCCAACGCAGACGCGCCGGAGTGTATATCCGGCGCGTGCGTGTTCATCGGCCTGTCGTTGGCAGCTACCAGCGCAGAGACGACATATTATTGTCCATGGTGGTGCCGGTGAAGCTGAACCAGCCCTGGCCGTAGCCCGGACTCATCGCGCAGCAGTAGTTCGTGCCGTAGTAGAACGTCAGGATGCCGCAATGATTGGCAAACGACGAAACACGGTTATCCCAGCCAAGCGCGCCCAGGTTGGGCACGCCACCGCCGCACGAGCCAACGGTGTCGTTGTTGTAGATGCTGAGCGTCGCGCCGTCCCACTTTCCGCCGTCAAACAACGTTGCCATCTTAATATGGCCTTGCGGAACGACGACCTCGTCCGCGCTGCTGTAGCACTGCATGTTCTGCTCCTCGCCCAGAACCACAACGCAGTGCTGCTCGGCTTTCTTCGGCGCTGCGGCTGTAACGCCGCCCGTCGCCAACGCCAGCGCGATCAGCGGCGCTATCATCTTGGTCAACCTCATGATCATGCTCCTTTCGCTCTGACTCTAACCAGGCCGACGCAGGCAGGCCATAGGAAAGGAGTACCAGGACAATCGTCAAAAATGGTTAAATGGCGTTTAATGAGTAATTGTTCGGAGAGCGATCACGCTCCAGCTCTGCGCGGAGCTGTGGACGCTTGAGAGCTGGTACTACTCAGGACCGCCGATCGCCTGGTGCTGAATCAACCATCTATCCTGTTTCAAGCTGGGCAGTGGCCCGTGTACCATACAGCCTGCTCGCGGTCCGAACGCACTGTCAAAGTCATCTTCCGACGCTCCACCGCTTAATGACAGGACCTACGCGGTCGCCGCTTCAAAGTGGGGATTTTAGCCTGCCGCAGCAGGTTACGGCGTTTATTCCGGTGGTCGGGAGCGCGCTACAGATGCACTCCCGACCACCCAACACGATGATCGACCACTTAGCTCACCCGGAGTGATCTATGACCCAATCAAGCTTGTCACCGCTTCCGGCTCGTCCGCCACGTGTCGGGCAGGTGCGCTACCTTGTGGCTTTCGGCGCTGGCCTGCTGCTGATCGTCCTTTCCTTTGTACGGTCTATGGTGAACGGCCCCGCCCCTGAAACCGCGCCCGATGACGCGATCGGTTTTCTGCTGCTGCTCGGCGGCATCCTGGCTCTGGTGGCTGGTGTGATTCTGGCGCTATCCTCGTGGTATCAAACCCGCCGCCTGGCACGCACCCTCGCCAGCAAAAAGCTGCTTGCATCCTGGATCGTAAGCGGCAATTCCTGGCAGCGCTATATCGAGGATCAGCGCGCCAGAGCCACGCGGGAAACGCTGCAATTCATCCTGATCTTAGTGGTGATTGGGAGCCTCGTAACGCTCTGGGACGTGTTTAGCTCAAGCTCACAGACGACGAGCACCGCTCAGGCATGGATCGACTTTGCCGCAATCATGGCAGTTATGAGCAGCTTCAGCGCGATCGGTTGGGCTGCCGCTCAGATCCGGCTGCGTCTCATGAAGCGGCAGGGCAGCGGCGCGATCTCTATCACGACCGACGGCGTGCTTCTGGATCGGCAGTGGCACTCCTGGCGCGGGTTGGGCCGGTGGCTGGACGGTGTGACGTATGAGTCAGCGCCCGACCACGTATTGATCTTTACGTACTACAGGCGCGGGCTTCGCTACAACCCCACCGGGGAAGAGCTACGGGTGCCCGTGCCGCCCCGACACGCGGCGGAGGCCAGGCAGGTCGTCGCTCGTTTCAAGCAAGATTGAGCCTTTACCGCCCCGACGCCCATACATCGCTCATCCGACCCGCCTGCGTGCTTAGCGCGCCGCTTCCCGGCGCAACTCCCACCTCAGCATCGGCGCTGCGGGCGGGCGCGGCTGCATGCCCAGGCGTTGCAGCACCCGGATCGAGGGTACGTTGTCCGCGAGGCACTCGGCGATGATCTGCTCGATCTGCGGCTGGGCGAAGGCCCACCGGACCAGCGCACGGGCTGCCTCGGTGGCGTAGCCTCG comes from the Herpetosiphonaceae bacterium genome and includes:
- a CDS encoding ATP-binding protein, which codes for LRPESLELEGLVVALTKQAASIRARHNIDVQSTLCAEPEIPIEQKEALYRIAQEALHNIVKHAHATHVELELAADRDRLALTVRDNGRGFDPAQSFPGHLGLRSMHERAARLGGTLDVTSTPGSGTSIRARMPAQRATERS